The Drosophila simulans strain w501 chromosome 3R, Prin_Dsim_3.1, whole genome shotgun sequence genome contains the following window.
GTTTAATATTTGGTTTCTCGAGACTTCGTTTATTAGTAAATATAGcttattgaataaaaattcgTACTTAGCCGTGATGTAcatatttttggtttgttttggttttacgGTTGAAACTAAATTTTGATAAATGACTCTCACtaataagtacatatattgAAAAACGTTTGATTTCATTCGTTAATACTATTGAGTAATTTCTGTAATACTTGTATTTTCAGTTTGCTAAATTACGCCCCCGAAATTGGGGAACACGATTGCGTTGTGGTCAGTACACGCTTTGAGCATTTGATAACAGAGTCAAGTCTTCGttgaacatacatacatacaatatccgaacttaaacaacaaattgtaCAATTCATGCTTGTCGGTCGGCATATAGCTATGTTGTTTagctttcgttttttttttttttctttttttgagcATCCGTTGAACACAATACAGTTTTCAGGTCAGAGATCTATTACAACCAAAAGCGGAACAGGAACCGTTTTCGAGCAAGCTTTCCTCATCATCTCCGTCCATCCGAAGTGAGTGGAATGGGACCAGCTAACTTAGAGAAGAACTAAGGGCAAGGGACAAACCAGGATAGCTTACTGAGTGGTATCTATGTTTTTGTATTCGGGGTATCTCTGGCTTCGACTAATTGCTTGAGTAACGCGCCTGGCTTAGTGTGGTTACGACTAGTAACTAGCAAATTGATCGAATTAAACAATTCATTCGCCCACTTCTCGTGGAGCGCTGCTCTTCTACCTGTATtccatgtacatacatataattatATCGTGCTTATATCGTTGGCATTAGACTGTCTAGGACCCGCCCAATTGAAGAATTAAACGAAAGTTATTCTCTAGCAAGTCCTTCGTTATCGATCAGGAAACCGTCTAATGTCTATTAAACCCCACACAAAAAACGACTGAAAACGATTTCTTACGCCTAGATGCATACTGATGTATGCAGTTTCATTTTATATGGTACATTCATTGATTCGACTGGGAAAAGATGGAAATTTAGAAATTAGAAAAGCATTTGTCGGTCGGTACGTTTGCCGACGTCTTATATAAAGCGGGAATGCAATGGCAATgagttttcaaattaaattcgtaTCCTATGGTTTCCTCTATTTACGGAGTATGTATGCCTATGTCAATTGGTTTATCCTAGAGTTCGTATGTGCAATGGTTGTGCATCTTTTGGGTATGAGCAGCAGGGAAATACATTGAATTTTGGTCAGCTTCCTTTAGTTGTATATAAAAACTTTAGTTTCTTacattcattatttaaatattacatacatacacaatTATTGACAGTTAACGTTGGCAAAATGGCAGATGGCAGTAGGGTTTGACATCTTAATGATCAATTTCATATATGCTAAGTATTCAACATTTCCGCTAATATCTTCATAATGCATTGgttataattgatttaatgcCCGCTCTAACTTCGCTTATCCTATCGTTTCATATCATATCGTATGGTACAGATTCAATTACATACGTACAAAGATATACAGGTGCATAACAAACACGCAGATTTATATGCCGCTTCTGGGTTGAGTATCATTAGTCATGGTTAAATCTAACAATCAGTTGGTTACCgtctacaaatatttaatgacaCGATTTATGTTGTTCTAAGTACGCttaatattcttatatatgtACAGGATCTATCCCTCGTTGCAGCAGCAATTGGTTGGTTACCTAAGTTGATTAGCTATCCAGGGGGGCGGGGTGTGGTTGGTTGTGGTGTGGTTTTGGAGCCTGCGTTTTCCTTAGGATGCTCTTCTGACCGGCGATCGGGCATCTTAAAGAAAATGGCTTAAATCTCATTCGTTGATGTCCTCGTCCGACGAGCTGGCAGCTGGAATCGTCGAGACCTGCCACTTTTCCCGGTTGTTATTCTTGCTAACATATTGAAAATGGggatacaaaaacaaattaaacttaCTAATTATGCTAGATTTAACTCGAACCATTGGTCCTAGTACACTATTTAATTCTACAActttaactaactaactaactagaTATTTGTCAAAACTCACCCATGCTTTTTGGCATTGCTGGGCAGAGTGTGCGAGCTGCGATAGTAGCTCTCCATGGGCTCCTCCTTGGTCTCTTCCAGCGATTTCCGCTGCAGCGTCATCGTCTCTTGGGGCGAGTTTGCGGATCCGCCGCCGCTCATTTCCGCATCCAAGTAGTACTTGGCGCTCTGTGCTATCTTACAGTTCTCGCACTCACTCAGGTAGTCATCGTCCAGACTGGTGTCGTTGGGCAGGAAGTGCTCCTTGGGATTCAGGCAGTTCTTCGAGGTGGTGCACACGGGTAGCTGCTTGCTGGGCGACCGTCCGCTGGATCCTCCTACTCCGGTGGTGGCCTTCGTCGTCAGCGGGTAACTGGGCATTTGGCAGTGGGCAATCGCCAGACTCGTGGCCGTCCCTCCTCCTCCCGATCCCGACGATGGGTCGCGTTTCACGCGCAGGATCTTTGGCAGTGTGGTGCTTTTGGCCGGCACTCCTGTCTGGCCGCCCGGATTGTTGTTCTCCACCGGTGGAATGCTGATCACCGAGGGCACCTTGCTGACCACGCTGTTGATGGTGCTGTTCAACGAAACTTTGCCGCTGATGTGCTTGGGCAGGGTGTAGGTCACGTGGTTTGCCAACGGATAGAAGGTGCTCGAGTTGATCTTGCCGCTGGTCAGCTTCTCGCCGGACTGGCCTGCGGCTGGACTTGCCGGCGGCAGGGTCAGCGAGGGAGTCTGCTCCTTGCGCTGACCACTGGTCGCCGGCTTGCTCAGCGTGTAAATGGTGGCCACGGCGTTGTTGTTCCCGCTGCCGGACGAgcaggaggacgaggatgtgCTGACCACGGTGGCGCTCTTTAAATTCGTTAGGCTTTTGTAGAGTTTCGGTGGTAAAGTCGGATTGCTCGGatctggctgctgctgctgatgttgctggttaaagaaatgttgctgctgtttctgcgTCAAACTCAAGTAGGCATCAACCTGGAAAGTAAGGCATGATTATCAGAAGCACCACGGAAAGCAGAAATCGAGGAATGAAACCAGAGATAACCAAATGCCTGGCATTCACCAATCAAAAACCAATCAAGTCCCTTTCCAATTTAGCATTCGATTCATTCCCCGCCATGTCAAGCTCTCACAAAGGGATTACTTACATTTCGAACTCACCTTTCGATTCAAATAGACGCTGGATAGGGAATCGCCACCGCTGCCACTGGACACACTGCGTCCGCCACTGCCTCCACCGCTGGAGCTCCTTCCTCTTTCGGCAGAATTGCTGGAGGATCTCTTCTGCACGCGACCCAGGACAATTGGCGGCGCAGACACCTCTTCGGGATGCTGCAGCGGGGGCGGTGGTATGATGGCCGACACATTGACTCCACCACTTGATGCCGTATGGCCATGATGCGTCTCATCGCCCACCTGCTTGGATATGGTGGCTATCTTCGTCTCGTGTCCGCACCCACTTCGTCGCAAGGTTCCACCACCCGAAGCAGCTGCCGTTATCAAATCTTGCGCCTGCAGGTTAGACGAGGACTTGGCTCGTTGTCCGTATGACAAGGTGGCCGCATGACGAACTCCACCGGTGGCCGCCGCTCCCGGAGACAGGGAACACGTCGGTGTtgaggtgctgctgctgctcgagttTCCGGCAAAA
Protein-coding sequences here:
- the LOC6728002 gene encoding homeobox protein prospero isoform X1, whose product is MRARENRQNAEDQRSIVGSIGYIAGNMGYMEGNLSAIDYSYSGAATHYPLWKPHFPRGEAPPPYEEAVAISQAEALSAQCTVSLPASSQRTVATVSQQQQQAVAQAQAQAQAQAQAQQQQQIQAQVQAHQHLQQHTLQLHTQPQQHHQPYSQQLVAHPHPQHPHSAANVLPQSNQYTQSTTNLINININSGGVTTIATGENHQPPYSLQSDHQLSLEQQQQQQQQQQHLMQPPVSSGSICLQAMPKPPVSAECSYKNCHLNISASVTTAAASSSSAAYTTGRRTTPRGSQELLHQLPQQQQQQQQQQQQQYLTVADVEINASASAASYHSLPAGSGELLATPTHAQVLQHQQQQHQQQQQHLLAAISSPGMEILQPLEIATISSAPACSTADSVTQTTQMPLHGTLKNSQPQQMSKTPSSSRRYHRTIPRYFAVADPLQLKPKTSSSATSTGDKQQASKKPMCQCPIQHVPMSYMGSTANANAFLSGAGKLFAGNSSSSSTSTPTCSLSPGAAATGGVRHAATLSYGQRAKSSSNLQAQDLITAAASGGGTLRRSGCGHETKIATISKQVGDETHHGHTASSGGVNVSAIIPPPPLQHPEEVSAPPIVLGRVQKRSSSNSAERGRSSSGGGSGGRSVSSGSGGDSLSSVYLNRKVDAYLSLTQKQQQHFFNQQHQQQQPDPSNPTLPPKLYKSLTNLKSATVVSTSSSSCSSGSGNNNAVATIYTLSKPATSGQRKEQTPSLTLPPASPAAGQSGEKLTSGKINSSTFYPLANHVTYTLPKHISGKVSLNSTINSVVSKVPSVISIPPVENNNPGGQTGVPAKSTTLPKILRVKRDPSSGSGGGGTATSLAIAHCQMPSYPLTTKATTGVGGSSGRSPSKQLPVCTTSKNCLNPKEHFLPNDTSLDDDYLSECENCKIAQSAKYYLDAEMSGGGSANSPQETMTLQRKSLEETKEEPMESYYRSSHTLPSNAKKHGKNNNREKWQVSTIPAASSSDEDINE